In the genome of Salvia miltiorrhiza cultivar Shanhuang (shh) unplaced genomic scaffold, IMPLAD_Smil_shh original_scaffold_371, whole genome shotgun sequence, one region contains:
- the LOC131004286 gene encoding T-complex protein 1 subunit delta produces the protein MASAAVAKAKPTETFVDNKRKDDIRMANIAAAQAVADAVRTSLGPKGMDKMISTASGEVIITNDGATILNKMEVLQPAAKFLVELSKSQDVVAGDGTTTVVVIAGALLKASLTLLNAGIHPTVVSDSLHKASIKAVEILSAMAVPVELSDRDSLVKSASTSLNSKVVSQYSTLLAPLAVDAVLSVVDPEKPDLVDLKDIKIVKKLGGTVDDTELVKGLVFDKKVSHAAGGPTRVENAKIAVIQFQISPPKTDIEQSIVVSDYSQMDRILKEERNYILGMIKKIKATGCNVLLIQKSILRDAVTDLSLHYLAKAKILVIKDIERDEIEFITKTLNCLPISNIEHFRAEKMGFADMVEEVPLGDGGKIVKIMGIKDMGRTTSVLVRGSNHLVLDEAERSLHDALCVIRCLVNKKYLIAGGGAPEIELSRQLGAWAKVLQGMEGYCVKAFAEALEVIPYTLAENAGLNPIAIVTELRNRHAQGEINAGINVRKGQITNILEENVVQPLLVSTSAIALAAECVRMILKIDDIVTVR, from the coding sequence ATGGCGTCCGCGGCGGTGGCAAAGGCGAAGCCGACAGAGACGTTCGTCGACAACAAGCGGAAAGACGACATCCGGATGGCGAACATCGCGGCGGCGCAGGCGGTGGCGGACGCCGTCCGGACCAGCCTCGGCCCCAAGGGTATGGACAAGATGATCTCCACCGCTTCCGGCGAGGTCATTATCACCAACGACGGCGCCACGATCCTCAACAAGATGGAGGTCCTCCAGCCCGCCGCCAAGTTCCTCGTCGAGCTCTCCAAATCTCAGGACGTCGTCGCTGGAGACGGCACCACCACGGTCGTGGTCATTGCCGGCGCGCTGCTCAAAGCTTCGCTCACTCTATTGAACGCCGGCATTCACCCCACTGTCGTGTCCGATTCGCTCCACAAGGCTTCGATTAAGGCCGTCGAGATTTTGTCTGCTATGGCCGTCCCCGTGGAGCTGTCGGATCGCGATTCGCTCGTGAAATCTGCATCGACGTCGCTGAACTCTAAGGTGGTTTCTCAGTACTCTACTCTTTTGGCGCCTTTAGCTGTTGATGCTGTGCTTTCTGTGGTGGATCCTGAGAAGCCTGATTTAGTTGATTTGAAAGATATTAAGATAGTGAAGAAACTGGGTGGTACTGTTGATGATACTGAATTGGTGAAAGGGCTTGTTTTTGATAAGAAGGTGAGTCATGCTGCAGGTGGCCCTACTAGAGTGGAAAATGCTAAGATAGCTGTGATACAATTTCAGATTTCCCCACCCAAAACTGATATAGAACAGAGCATTGTGGTGTCAGACTATTCGCAGATGGATAGGATTTTGAAAGAGGAGAGAAATTATATCTTGGGAATGATTAAGAAGATAAAAGCTACAGGGTGTAACGTATTGTTGATTCAGAAGAGTATCTTGAGGGATGCTGTCACGGACTTGTCGTTGCATTATTTAGCTAAGGCTAAGATTTTGGTCATTAAAGACATTGAGAGGGATGAGATTGAGTTCATCACCAAGACTTTGAACTGTCTGCCAATCTCTAACATAGAGCACTTCCGCGCTGAGAAGATGGGGTTTGCTGATATGGTGGAGGAGGTGCCGCTGGGAGATGGTGGGAAGATTGTGAAGATTATGGGAATTAAGGACATGGGGAGGACAACAAGTGTGCTGGTCCGTGGTTCAAACCATTTGGTGCTTGATGAGGCCGAAAGGAGTTTGCACGATGCTTTGTGTGTGATAAGGTGTTTGGTTAACAAGAAATATCTGATTGCTGGTGGTGGAGCGCCTGAGATAGAGCTTTCGAGGCAGTTAGGAGCTTGGGCAAAGGTGCTGCAGGGAATGGAAGGGTACTGTGTCAAAGCTTTTGCTGAAGCACTTGAGGTGATTCCTTACACTTTGGCTGAGAATGCGGGGTTGAATCCAATTGCCATTGTCACTGAGCTGAGGAACAGGCACGCACAAGGTGAAATCAATGCAGGGATCAATGTGAGGAAAGGACAGATCACTAACATTTTGGAGGAGAATGTAGTGCAGCCTCTGCTAGTAAGCACAAGCGCAATTGCCTTGGCTGCAGAGTGTGTTCGGATGATCTTGAAGATTGATGACATAGTTACTGTGAGGTAG
- the LOC131004287 gene encoding WAT1-related protein At3g18200-like, producing MQHKQRQHTKHKQKRRDMAQESIVPERAKLVISLIILQLCFAGFHIVSRVALNIGVSKIVYPIYRNIIALLLVGPFAYFMEKKERTPLTFSLLAEFFLLALVGITANQVYYILGLYYASPTFVSAMQNTVPALTFIMATALRIEQVNVMRMDGLVKVLGTLVSIGGATVITLYNGPPILNGTNSSTESSSKMQSWAWGCIFTFCHCLSWAGWMVLQAPIVKKYPAKLSLTSFTLFFGLIQFLCIAAFTERDPTHWQIVSGEEIFTILYAGIISSGLVIVLQTWCIQKGGPVFVSSFQPVQTVLVAGMASIVLGDRLYSGGVIGATLIMIGLYLVLWGKTAGARYQRQDKEETLTKHLLEGNTSSQECPTTVDIP from the exons ATGCAACACAAACAAAGACAACAcacaaaacacaaacaaaaacgACGAGATATGGCACAGGAAAGCATTGTTCCTGAGAGAGCGAAGCTCGTGATATCGTTGATCATTCTGCAGCTATGCTTTGCAGGGTTTCACATAGTCTCAAGAGTTGCCCTCAACATTGGTGTTAGCAAGATTGTGTACCCTATTTACAGAAACATTATTGCATTGCTATTGGTAGGGCCTTTTGCCTACTTCATGGAAAA GAAGGAAAGAACACCTCTCACATTCTCATTGTTGGCTGAGTTCTTCCTTCTTGCACTAGTGGG AATCACAGCAAACCAGGTGTACTACATCCTAGGTTTGTACTATGCATCACCAACCTTTGTATCAGCAATGCAAAACACAGTACCAGCACTTACATTCATCATGGCGACTGCTTTAAG GATTGAGCAAGTGAATGTTATGAGGATGGATGGTTTGGTGAAAGTTCTAGGGACTTTAGTGAGCATTGGAGGAGCTACAGTTATCACCTTGTACAACGGGCCTCCAATTTTGAATGGAACTAATTCATCAACAGAGAGTTCAAGCAAAATGCAGAGCTGGGCATGGGGTTGTATATTTACCTTTTGCCACTGCTTATCCTGGGCTGGATGGATGGTCCTTCAG GCTCCTATTGTGAAGAAGTACCCTGCCAAACTCTCACTTACCTCATTCACACTCTTCTTCGGATTGATTCAATTCCTATGCATAGCCGCATTCACAGAAAGGGATCCAACACACTGGCAAATAGTGTCGGGGGAAGAAATTTTTACAATCTTGTATGCT GGGATAATATCATCGGGACTTGTAATAGTTTTACAAACCTGGTGCATTCAAAAGGGAGGTCCGGTGTTTGTTTCCAGCTTCCAGCCAGTCCAAACAGTATTAGTTGCTGGAATGGCATCCATAGTTCTTGGTGATCGATTATACTCTGGAGG AGTCATTGGAGCTACACTGATAATGATTGGCCTCTATCTAGTTTTATGGGGTAAAACCGCAGGAGCGAGATATCAAAGGCAAGACAAGGAAGAGACTCTCACAAAACATCTATTAGAAGGCAACACCAGTAGTCAAGAGTGCCCTACTACGGTTGATATTCCGTAG